The sequence CAGGTTCGGGATGGTCTGGCCGGTGACGAAGTTCAGGTTCGACGCGGTCGGCACCGGCGAGCCGTACGGGAAGACCTTCAGCACGCCGTTGGCCTGCGGCGCGGTGACCGTGACGTTGAGGACGACAGCCGTGGCACCCGGGGAGACCATCCGGTCCAGATCCAGGGTCCGGGTGCTGTTCGGCGCGAACGCGCCGCCCCCGGTGCGGGTGTCCAGGACCCGCTTCGGCGTCTGGGTGGCGAAGCCCTGACCGGCGGCCCCGTACCAGCCCTGCAGGTCGGCCACGACGTGCACGGTGCCGCTGCCGCTGTTGCGGATCCTGATCTTCCCGTTGGTCATCGGCACGGTCACCAGGTTCGGCACCGTCTCCTTGGCCACGAAGTTGACGTTCGAGGCGCTGGGCAGGCTCGTGCCGTCCGGGTAGACGGTCAGGAAACCGGAGGCCGTCGGTTGAGTCACCGTCACGTTCAACACCACCGCGCTGATATCCGCCGCCGGCACCCCACCGATGCTGTCGATCGGCAGCACCACCTCCGAGTTCGCCGCCACCGGAGTCGTGGTGCCCACGCCGATCGCCGATCGGGTGTCCAGCAGGCGGGTCGGCGCCACCGCCGTGTAGTGCGCGCCGAGCGTGGTGCAGTACCGGGAATAGCCACCAGCGCCAGACCGGAAGCCGCTCCAGGTCACGTGCACCCAGGCGCAGGCGCTCCCCGCCCGCCGGAACCGGTGGCTCACGTCGGGGGACGGCCCGCTGAGCCGCCAGAGAGGAGAGTCGCTGTATTGGTAAGCGAAGGAGCCGACGGGTCCGTCGGTCGTCCACTGGGACGAGGTTTCGAGCAGTAGCGTGGTGTCCAGCGGGCCGGCGCCCTTCGCCCGGTGGAGTTCGCTCCACCAACTGCTATTCCCGGTCCGCTCGAACGCGCCCCGGTCGTGGAAGCCGTTGCCCGTGCCGGTGTTGGCCACGGTCGGATCGTCAGCGTGCGGGTTGCCCAGCATGTCGGTCGCGGGCACGCCGCGCGCGGTCGCATCGGCCGAGTCGATGGCTGGGGAGCCCGGCTTCAACGGGAGGTATCCACGGTCCCCGCCGGCTTCGAGGTCGAGCAGCGGATCGGCCGCGATGTCGGACGCGCCCTGCCCGGTGGCCGCCTGGAAGTCGCCCAGGGTCGGGTAGGTCGTCCCGGCCCAGGCGTAGGGGGCCCAGCCGGTGGTGGGGTCGATCAGGTTGTGGTGGACAGCCGTCCCCGGCACCGACCCGGGCGCCACCACGACGGCCGTCGTGACGATCGGCTTAGCGGCACACAAACTCTGGCTGAATCTGTCCGGTTGGACGATGTTGTTGGCGATGACGGCACCGGGTGAGGTGCCGGTGACCTGGATGCCCGGTCCGCACCACGCCTGGACGGTGTTGTTGGTGATGGTGGAGCCAGGGGCGTCGGTGAAGATCATGGTGCCGAGCGGGACCTGGTTGGCGACGACTGTCGTGCCCGTCGCTCCCGCCTCCACGACCAGCCCCAGATTACCGAGGTTCTTCAACCAGTTACGGCTCACGGTCACGTCCTGGGACCCGCCGGTGACAAGTACGCCGGCCGCGTGGACCGCCTTGACGGACAGGCCGTCGACGGTGACCCGGGACGAGGCGTCGACCACGACGGCCGCGGCCCCCCGGTCGCCCCAGACAGTAAATCCCTCGACGAACACGTCGTGCACCTGACGCAGGGTAAAGATCGTGCCGGTGACGGCGGTGGTGTTGAAGCGGCCGACCCGGACTTGGCCGCCGGGGCCGTTGGCCGCCCGGAACGTGATCGGTGCCGCCTCGGTGCCTGACCGGGTGAAGGCGACGTTCTCCAGGTAGTTCCCCGGCTGCACCAGCACGGTCTGACCGGGCTGCACGACTGCTGCGGCGGCCGAGATCGTGCAGAAGGGAGCCTCTGCGCTGCCGTCGCCGTCGGGCACGCAGTACTTCTGGCTGACGAACAACTCCGACCCGGTCGAGGCCGCCGAGGCGGGGGCCGGTGCGGAGGCTGCGACGGCGGCGGGCGCGGCCGGCCCGATCAGGCCGGCGGCTCCGATCAGAGGTACGAGCGCGAACAGGGAACGGGCAGGTCTTCTCATGAGCACCCCGTCAAGATCAATAGATCGTGCCGGGGCAGCCTATCCCGCTGGGCGGGTGTGCGATGTCCGCCGATCGGTGTATGTCAACGGACTCCAGCACTGCACAGGGTCGTTACGGTGCTCGCCGGATATCGGAGGTGGCCGGGCTCAGCGGCGCAGGAGGGTTTCCCGCTCCATGTGCGACAGCTTCTCGGGATTGCGTACGGCGTAGATCCCGCTGATCAAGCCGTCGTCGATACGCAAGGCCAGGACGCTGTCGAGCTCGCCATCGAGGTGGAGGACCAGCGCCGGGTAGCCGTTGACCTGCGCGGACCGCAGCGACGAGATGCCAGCGACCCGGCCCCATCCGCCGGCCAGCAGGCGTGCCACCTTGTCGGCCCCGACGATGGGGCGCGGGACGGCCTGCTTGACTCCGCCGCCGTCGCCGAGCAGGACGACATCCGGTGCGAGGATGTCGAGCAGGCTCTGCAGCTCGCCGGTCTCGACCGCCCGCTGGAACGCGTCGAGCGCGTCTCGGGTCTCGGCCGCTGAGACGACCTGCCGCGGCCGGCGGGCCGCCACGTGTGCCCGTGCCCGGTGTGCGATCTGGCGAACGGCGGCTTCGCTCTTGTCGACGGCTTCGGCGATCTCGTCGTACCCGACGTCGAACACCTCACGCAGCACGAACACCGCCCGCTCGGTCGGCCCGAGCGTCTCCAGCACCAGCAGCATCGCCATCGAGACGCTGTCGGCCAACGCGACGTCCTCGGCCACGTCGGGCGTGGTGAGCAGCGGCTCGGGCAGCCAGGGGCCGACGTAGGACTCCTTGCGCCGGCCGAGGGTACGCAGCCGGGAGAGTGCCTGGCGGGTGGTGATCCGGACCAGATAGGCACGCTGATCCCGCACCGTGCCGAGATCGACGCCGGCCCACCGCAACCAGGTCTCCTGCAGGACGTCCTCCGCATCGGCGGCCGAGCCGAGCATCTCGTAGGCGACGGTGAACAGCAGGTTGCGGTGGCCGAGGAACGCCTCGGTGGCCTGGTCCGGGCGGTCGTCGCGGCGGTCTCGGCCACGATCCTCGGCTGCGGTCTGCGGCGTACCCACCATGGGTGACTCCTGTTCGCTCTCGACTGCGTCACCCACCAGATGCCGGGCACCGCCGTCATGTGACACCGGGACGCCGCCCTGGCCAACGGTTGTGGCCGGCGTCACCTGGCCGCGCTGTCACAGGGGCCCGATCGCCGGCATCTCGTGTTCGTCAACGCCACACCACGAGTGAGGACGGAACGATGGACACCCGGTTCAACATGTTCGACAACGAGATCGCCGTCAAGTTCTTCAAGCGGTTCGCCAACGCCGGCATGGTGATCCAGCAGTCGCCACTGCCGAAGTCCACCCAGGAGCTGGTGTCGCTGCGCGCCAGCCAGATCAACGGCTGCGGCTGGTGCATCGACATGCACACCAAGGAGGCCGCGGCCGCCGGTGAAACCTCCGTCCGGCTCAACCTGGTCGCCGCCTGGCGGGAATCCACCGTCTTCACCGAGGCCGAGCAGGCCGCGCTGGCGCTCGCCGAAGAGGGCACCCGGCTCGCCGACGCCCACCAGGGCGTGTCCGACGAGACCTGGGCCCAGGTACGCAAGCACTACGACGACGACCAGATCGCCGCGCTGATCTCCCTGGTCGCCCTGATCAACGCAGCCAACCGGCTCGCCGTCATCGTGCACCAGAAGGGGGTTCTTACCAGCCCGGCATGTTCGCCGCGTTCGACCACTGACTCCCCGACAGAGGCCGGCCCGGCCCAGGATCACCCGATCCCGGGCCGGGCCCGCGCATGTCCCAGCGTGGGGGCCAGCCCGAGGTACGGGTCACCCTGGCCGACACCGAGCGGATGGCGTACGCGACGACGGAGGCCGAGGAGCGCTTCCCTCGTTCGCCCGATCTCCTGCTCGTGCCGCGCGGGGAGCGACTGTCTCTCGCGCTCGCTTTGGACCTGATGTCGTAAACGACTCACGCCGTCGGCGCTTCGCCAACTCGGCGCGAACCCGGTCGTTTCGCTCAGCGAGGCGGTCTGGGCCGACGCCGACGAATCACCGCCGTCTCCTCGGGTACGCGGGCTGCGACACGCGACGAAGAGAGGCTTGCGATGAAGGACAGGATCCTCAAGGGGTTGAAGCGGAAGGCCAACTCGATCATGGTGCGGCGCAGGCGCCGGGATTCCATCATCAGCAGACCAGGGCGCTCCCGAAGGCCCGGCCGGCTCTTCCAGTGAGAACGCGGCCGGCGCTGCGAAGTCCAGGAACGAAAACGCCGGCCCAGCGAAGTGGGCCGGCGTTCTCAAACAGGGGTCAGCAGTAGGTGTAGCCGTTGCCGCGCTTCGTCCAGGTGCAGCTGTCGATGAGGCTGCCGGACGGGTTGCGCAGGTAGGCCTTGTCGCCGGTGTTGTTCCACACGTACCAGGAGCGGCCCCAGTAGCGGTGGGCGCTGGTGTTGGTGCCCTTGCCGGTGTGGATGTAGACGTTCTTGCCGGCGGCAAGCCGGAAGTCAGTGGAGAACTTGTAGGTGTAGCCCGTCTTGTCGCGCAGCGTCCAGCCCTTGAGGTTGATGGTGGTGCTGCGCTTGTTGGTCAGCCGGACGTACTCGGCGTTCAGGCTGGTGTTGGATCCCTTGTCACTGCCCGGGGAGTCGTAGTAGATCTTGGTGATCATGACGGCCGGGGCGGCCTGCGCCGGGGCGGCGACGGCCAGCGAGCCCCCGACAGCGATGGCCAGCATCGAGACGAATCCGACCAGCTTTCTTTTCACGTGGTCCCCCTGATTGGAAAGTGTTGGCCGGCGTGAACCCGTCGCCGGCCGAATGCCTCGATGGCATACATTCGCGCAAGATCGTAACCACGCGGTCTCGCTGCTTCGCTACGGCGCGTAGGCTGAAAACGGCTGTCTACCTGGGCATCGAGGCACATCCGTCCGGCATGGTCAGTGGCCAGTTGTGGGAGCTGGCATCGGACAGGAAGCGACGCGGGCCGCGTGTTGGCCTACGACCGAGGCAGCAAGATGGCGGCGCATGTTCGATGGCCGGGGCGACCGTGCCTGGAGGGGTATCCGTCGCGCTCGCTACAGGCCTGATGACGTAAACGACTCAGCTGTCAGCGCTTCCTCGGCCCGGCTACCCGGCGGCCAGCCGCCAGACCGTATAGGCGACCCCTATGAGCAGCGCAGCCCCCAACGCGAGCCGGAACAACGATGGCCTCCCGGTCAGCTCGCTGTCCAACGACTCCACTGTGCCGGGGACTTCCGGTATCGATGATGGCCGGAACACCACCGCACCGACACGCCCCTCGGGTACGGAAAACGAGTTGTAGACCCGTCGCCCCGGATTCCTGCTACGACGCGGCACCCAAGCCACGACTTCGACGGCGCCGGCTGGGACCGCAATGTCGTACGGATCCCAGCCCGGCAACCGATGCTCGACACCCTCGACGGTGACAACCGGCGCGGCGTCGTCGGCATAGGCGTCGTCGAGCCACCACTCGGGCTTGACCGCAATGATCCGTAGGACGCCTTGCCCTGACGCGATCGGGACCAGGGCGGCCGGGACCTGCTTCGCACCCAGGTCGTGCACCACGTCTGGGGTGAGCACCTTGCTGCGCACGGAGAACAGCTTCTCGGCCCGGTTCGGCCCCAACACGGCCCTGAAGAAGAGCGCCGTGATCAGCAGGACACCGCCGCCCAAGACGTAAACCCCGATCAAGGCCAACATCCGGGGGACGAGCCAGGTGTCGCGAAGGTACTCGGCAAGCACAGAGAGGCCGATCGCCGGACCGCCGAGAATAATGACGCTGGCCACCATGCCGGCAGCCGCGTTGGCGAGAATCCTCAGCTGCCGCCGGACCGCCTCCACGGCCCCGACCCTAATGTGGGCCAGCAACGCACACGGTGGGCGGAGGCACGGGATGCAAAGACAAGCGCGGTAGGCCATGTCGGCGTACTGCCCCTGCCGCCTGCCCAACCTGATCTACGCATTACGAGTCGGTAGCACAGCGCTGGTCCGCCGCCTGGTGCTCGCGTCCGACGTGCCGACTCGGTCCGCGATCGTCCGCTGATGCTCGCCGGCTTGGCTGCTCACTTGGCTGCTCAGCGAAACCCAGCCACGCTTTTCCAAGTCTGCCGTTCCGCGTTCATCCAGCGGTGTAGACGTATCAGGCTGAAGCGTTTGCATGGAACGAACCGTGGCTGGACGACCTTGAACGTGGCCGAACGAGACGACGAGTGAGACGACTGCTTCTCTTCCATCTGTCGGGGAATGCGCTCACTCCTGCCTCAGGGGCCGATCGGTTAAGCCCCCTGCATGGAGTCACTGCCGCAATGATCGCAGCCTCCGACCGCAGGGCACGAGAGCGGGGTTGAGACCGCCTACAGCCGGGAACGGCAGGAAGCCCTGCCGCAAGACCATGCACGACTGTCGCGCCGAAAAATCTTGATGGCGCAGCGTCACGCTACGGCCCGGGCTGCCCCACTACCAAGTGACGACGTGCTTAGAGACAGTGGAGGGGTTGATCTTCGTGGGTGAGGTGTGGCAGGCGATGCCCATCATCGTCGGCGCGGGAACTACCGTGCTGCTCGCGGTTATCCGAACATGGGCAGTAGTGCGGTGCCGGCGGATCCAAGCGCAGGCACAATGCGAGATCGTCCGGTCCCTGGCGCCAGGGAGCCGAATGATCGAGGCGCAAGGACGCTGCCTCACCGTCGAGGTGGCGACCAGAACCGGGCAGGGGTAGCCATGGGGTTGATCGAGGACTGGCCAAGCTTCGCTGCGTGTCAGACTGCTGATCCGGATGGGCTATGGGCGCAGGGCGCGGACCAGAACGTCGCCAAAAAGCTCTGCCGCACCTGTCCGGTGAGATACGAGTGCCTAGCAGACGCCCTTAACAACCGCATCGAATTCGGGGTGTGGGGAGGCATGACCGAGCGTGAGCGGCGAGCGTTGCTGCGCAGACATCCCCAGGTCACGAACTGGCGGAAGATGTTTGAGGCTGCGATGAAGAAGGCCGCTAAGGAGAAGGCCGCTAAGGAGGGCGCAGCCGGCATGACGGTAACGCGCGAATTCCAAGACGATTTCGCTGCCCTGCAAGCGTCGATGACTAGTAACGAGTATGCGGCCTGCTTCGAGCAGGAACGACTGCCGCTTGTGAAATTTTTGATTAACCGAGGAGCTTCTTCGCAAGACGCATTTGATGCCGCTCACCAGGCTTTCGTGGAAGCATGGCGGCGTTGGGAACAGATCCAAAATCCAAGAGCATGGCTCCGCAAAGTAGCTATCCGATCCCTTAAATCAATTGCCCAGCCAACCACGTCCCTGCCGGAGCGATATGACATCGCCGATCCAGCGCCAACAGGTATGCAACTGTCGGATGAAACCTCGGATCTGATGAAGGCATTACGCCAATTGCCGCTCTCGCAGCGGGAGATCATGGCGTGGGCGGTAGACGGATTCGGACCATCCGAGATCGCCAAAGAGCTCGGGGTAAGTGCCGAGGCTGTCCGCCAGGCACTGCACCGCGCCCGCCAGAACCTGAAGAGGCTTCTCTTTCCGGAAGAAGGTGGCAGGGCATGACACCGGAGAATGCTGGCATGCCAGACAAGGCAGACGCAGCGCTCGATGCCCTCCTTGAAGCGTCTCAAGATGAGGTGTTGGTCGCGATCAGTCAGCAAGCCACCGAGCAGCCGGACTACCTAGATGCTCTATTGGACGCCCGTTTACAAGCGGCAAATGACGAACTTCTCCACGTCCTGAAGGGCTACGACAGCGTCTTCGGCCCTATCGCCGCCGCCCGTGTCGCCCCTCCCAACTGAGCTGCCGGGACGCGTACTCGCATACTTTCGAGGTCTGCGATCGCTCATCCGCAACGGTTCGGCCAGGGCCGCGACCTGGTATCCCGCGCTCTGATGAACGGCGTCGTGCCCCTGCGTACCCGGGCGAACGAGACCGCAACTGAGACCACCTGACACCGGCGGCATGATGGGCCAGGCAGCCGGCCTCTGGCCCCTGCCGCCGGGCCTCGGATGCCTCAACCTTGCGACCCGCGGTCGGTCAGGTACTCGACGCACTGCCAACCAAACGCAGTCAACGTCCAGTGGGGTTCGAAGTCCACGGCACCCACCCTTTCGTCACTCACTAGGCCAAGCCCCTGCAACCTGGCAATGAGAACGTCGAAGGCTC comes from Micromonospora viridifaciens and encodes:
- a CDS encoding right-handed parallel beta-helix repeat-containing protein → MRRPARSLFALVPLIGAAGLIGPAAPAAVAASAPAPASAASTGSELFVSQKYCVPDGDGSAEAPFCTISAAAAVVQPGQTVLVQPGNYLENVAFTRSGTEAAPITFRAANGPGGQVRVGRFNTTAVTGTIFTLRQVHDVFVEGFTVWGDRGAAAVVVDASSRVTVDGLSVKAVHAAGVLVTGGSQDVTVSRNWLKNLGNLGLVVEAGATGTTVVANQVPLGTMIFTDAPGSTITNNTVQAWCGPGIQVTGTSPGAVIANNIVQPDRFSQSLCAAKPIVTTAVVVAPGSVPGTAVHHNLIDPTTGWAPYAWAGTTYPTLGDFQAATGQGASDIAADPLLDLEAGGDRGYLPLKPGSPAIDSADATARGVPATDMLGNPHADDPTVANTGTGNGFHDRGAFERTGNSSWWSELHRAKGAGPLDTTLLLETSSQWTTDGPVGSFAYQYSDSPLWRLSGPSPDVSHRFRRAGSACAWVHVTWSGFRSGAGGYSRYCTTLGAHYTAVAPTRLLDTRSAIGVGTTTPVAANSEVVLPIDSIGGVPAADISAVVLNVTVTQPTASGFLTVYPDGTSLPSASNVNFVAKETVPNLVTVPMTNGKIRIRNSGSGTVHVVADLQGWYGAAGQGFATQTPKRVLDTRTGGGAFAPNSTRTLDLDRMVSPGATAVVLNVTVTAPQANGVLKVFPYGSPVPTASNLNFVTGQTIPNLVIVPVTDLKLSIHNQSSGSTHVIADLAGYFGSDGQLSYVPNGPLRIADTRDGTAFPNRRKAPLDPRETETVYPEHPYCCMPAAMVANLTVTKPTASGFLIAHPDDGARPAVSNVNFVAGETASNLAIVGTKGGLNLYNSSSGTTHVIVDQAGIFIIPQY
- a CDS encoding RNA polymerase sigma-70 factor translates to MVGTPQTAAEDRGRDRRDDRPDQATEAFLGHRNLLFTVAYEMLGSAADAEDVLQETWLRWAGVDLGTVRDQRAYLVRITTRQALSRLRTLGRRKESYVGPWLPEPLLTTPDVAEDVALADSVSMAMLLVLETLGPTERAVFVLREVFDVGYDEIAEAVDKSEAAVRQIAHRARAHVAARRPRQVVSAAETRDALDAFQRAVETGELQSLLDILAPDVVLLGDGGGVKQAVPRPIVGADKVARLLAGGWGRVAGISSLRSAQVNGYPALVLHLDGELDSVLALRIDDGLISGIYAVRNPEKLSHMERETLLRR
- a CDS encoding carboxymuconolactone decarboxylase family protein, with the protein product MDTRFNMFDNEIAVKFFKRFANAGMVIQQSPLPKSTQELVSLRASQINGCGWCIDMHTKEAAAAGETSVRLNLVAAWRESTVFTEAEQAALALAEEGTRLADAHQGVSDETWAQVRKHYDDDQIAALISLVALINAANRLAVIVHQKGVLTSPACSPRSTTDSPTEAGPAQDHPIPGRARACPSVGASPRYGSPWPTPSGWRTRRRRPRSASLVRPISCSCRAGSDCLSRSLWT
- a CDS encoding lamin tail domain-containing protein, with product MKRKLVGFVSMLAIAVGGSLAVAAPAQAAPAVMITKIYYDSPGSDKGSNTSLNAEYVRLTNKRSTTINLKGWTLRDKTGYTYKFSTDFRLAAGKNVYIHTGKGTNTSAHRYWGRSWYVWNNTGDKAYLRNPSGSLIDSCTWTKRGNGYTYC